The following proteins are co-located in the Anas platyrhynchos isolate ZD024472 breed Pekin duck chromosome 1, IASCAAS_PekinDuck_T2T, whole genome shotgun sequence genome:
- the LOC140001463 gene encoding protein maestro-like codes for MCLLTSVLLRAQLISRELIEIFSQWLCYPSANLQLTAMAFFAELMKEPPLEKRNVLKTLRVLAEKAYHRSSTIRQLAARALGNAAGSVPMEVRKCRRRVVRVLQQSLAGTARPEVVAESMLALAELVRVLQVVNLGSAFEDIARSTKMFFESEEEYLRYSALRLYSVLASSASTKGLFFAREVAETWVSLFLHLRDPDLAVASMCKITFRLCVPFMGLRRPREIISLCKRLGAQELQDALCTHLARYAPSKLERLRTVARRGCLENGQRLHPSTFEILAFQGPSSTEDAQVWRRQTRPSVAVAPCGQ; via the exons ATGTGCCTCCTGACGAG TGTCCTGCTCCGTGCCCAGCTCATCTCCCGGGAGCTGATTGAGATCTTCTCCCAGTGGCTGTGCTACCCGTCAGCAAACCTGCAGCTGACGGCCATGGCTTTCTTTGCTGAG CTGATGAAGGAGCCGCCTCTTGAGAAGAGGAACGTCCTGAAGACTCTGCGTGTCTTGGCTGAGAAAGCATACCACCGAAGCAGCACCATCAGGCAGCTGGCAGCGAGAGCTCTGGGCAACGCAGCCGGCAGCGTGCCCATGGAG GTGCGGAAGTGCAGGAGACGAGTTGTCCGGGTGCTGCAACAGAGCCTGGCGGGCACTGCCCGTCCCGAGGTGGTTGCAGAAAGCATGCTGGCGCTAGCTGAGCTTGTGAGGGTGCTGCAGGTGGTGAACTTGGGATCGGCCTTTGAAGACATCGCCAGGTCCACCAAGATGTTCTTCGAGTCT GAAGAAGAGTACCTTCGCTACTCGGCCTTGCGCCTCTATTCAGTCCTGGCCTCCTCAGCCTCGACCAAGGGGTTGTTCTTTGCCAGAGAAGTGGCAGAAACATGGGTCAGCCTTTTCCTGCACCTCCGGGATCCCGACTTGGCAGTTGCCAGC ATGTGCAAGATCACCTTCAGGCTCTGTGTTCCATTTATGGGGCTGAGGCGGCCACGGGAGATCATCTCTCTGTGCAAGAGGCTGGGTGCACAAGAGCTGCAGGATGCGCTCTGCACTCACCTG GCCAGATACGCCCCCTCAAAGTTGGAGAGGCTCCGTACCGTAGCCAGGAGAGGCTGCCTAGAGAACGGGCAGAGGCTGCACCCATCGACCTTCGAAATCCTTG CTTTCCAGGGCCCGAGCAGCACTGAGGACGCCCAAGTGTGGAGAAGGCAGACAAGGCCCTCTGTGGCCGTGGCACCCTGTGGACAATAA